Proteins found in one Camelus bactrianus isolate YW-2024 breed Bactrian camel chromosome X, ASM4877302v1, whole genome shotgun sequence genomic segment:
- the ARSD gene encoding arylsulfatase D isoform X4, translating to MEASNGYRALQWNAGSGGLPENETTFARVLQQQGYATGLIGKWHQGVNCESRTDHCHHPLNHGFDYFFGMPFTLVNDCLPGRSPELDAATRARLRHYTQMMALGVLTLAAGKACGLFFISWKAVLGAASLLFLFFVSWYASFGFARRWNCILMRNHEVTEQPMVLERAASLLLNEAVSYIERNKHGPFLLVVSLLHVHVPLVTTKEFLGKSQHGLYGDNVEEMDWLVGEILNAVEEHGLKNKTLTYFTSDHGGHLEARDEHSQLGGWNGIYRGGKGMGGWEGGIRVPGIFRWPGVLPAGRVVHEPTSLMDVFPTVVQLGGGQVPQDRVMDGHSLMPLLQGDVEHSAHEFLFHYCGKYLHAARWHEKESGRLWKVHYITPRFHPQGAGACYGQSVCPCSGEGVTHHDPPLLFDLSRDPSEARPLSPSSEPLYHAVVAGVGQAVEAHRETLSPVPPQFSLGNIVWKPWLQPCCGTFPLCSCSQE from the exons ATGGAAGCCAGCAACGGGTACCGGGCCCTTCAGTGGAACGCAGGCTCAGGCGGACTTCCCGAGAACGAGACCACGTTTGCCAGAGTCCTCCAGCAGCAAGGTTACGCCACGGGCCTCATCG GCAAATGGCACCAGGGTGTAAACTGCGAATCGCGCACCGACCACTGCCACCACCCGCTAAACCACGGGTTTGACTACTTCTTCGGCATGCCCTTCACCCTCGTCAACGACTGTCTCCCGGGCAGATCCCCGGAACTGGACGCGGCCACGAGGGCAAGGCTGCGGCATTACACCCAGATGATGGCCTTGGGGGTCCTCACCCTCGCGGCTGGCAAGGCCTGTGGGCTCTTCTTCATTTCCTGGAAAGCAGTCTTGGGGGCGGCCAGCCTGCTCTTCCTGTTCTTTGTCTCCTGGTACGCCAGCTTTGGGTTTGCCCGCCGCTGGAATTGCATCCTGATGAGAAACCACGAGGTCACAGAGCAGCCCATGGTTTTGGAAAGAGCTGCAAGCCTTCTGCTAAATGAAGCCGTTTCCTACATTGAAAG aAACAAGCACGGGCCATTCCTGCTCGTGGTGTCCCTGCTCCATGTGCATGTTCCCCTCGTGACGACAAAGGAGTTTCTTGGGAAGAGTCAGCATGGCTTGTACGGCGACAACGTAGAGGAGATGGACTGGCTCGTGG GGGAAATTCTCAATGCCGTCGAAGAACACGGTTTGAAAAACAAGACGCTCACGTACTTTACCTCTGATCACGGAGGACATTTGGAGGCAAGAGATGAACACAGCCAGCTGGGCGGATGGAATGGCATATACAGAG GTGGCAAAGGCATGGGCGGCTGGGAAGGCGGGATCCGCGTCCCGGGGATCTTCCGGTGGCCCGGGGTGCTGCCGGCCGGCCGAGTGGTCCACGAGCCCACCAGCCTGATGGACGTCTTCCCCACCGTGGTCCAGCTGGGGGGCGGCCAGGTGCCCCAGGACAG GGTGATGGATGGCCACAGCCTGATGCCCTTGCTACAAGGAGACGTTGAGCACTCGGCACATGAGTTCCTGTTTCATTACTGCGGGAAATATCTCCACGCTGCACGCTGGCATGAGAAGGAGA GTGGAAGACTCTGGAAAGTCCATTACATCACACCACGGTTCCACCCCCAGGGAGCGGGGGCCTGCTACGGGCAAAGCGTGTGCCCctgctctggggagggggtgaCCCACCATGACCCCCCTCTGCTCTTCGACCTCTCCAGAGACCCCTCGGAGGCACGGCCTCTGTCCCCCAGCTCTGAGCCCCTGTACCATGCGGTGGTGGCCGGGGTGGGCCAGGCGGTGGAGGCGcacagggagaccctgagccccGTGCCCCCTCAGTTCTCTCTGGGGAACATCGTGTGGAAGCCGTGGCTGCAGCCATGCTGTGGAACCTTCCCCTTGTGCTCCTGCAGCCAGGAGTGA